CGTGGGCGGATCCGGGCTCATTTCCCAGCGCGAGACACTCTGATGTGTCGGTCCGCCGCACGACACGCCGTTCTCGCGGAGAATCTCCTTCAGCCGGTCGACCACTTCCGCCAGCGTGAGCCGATGGACGATGCGCTGTGCCCTCAGCATGGACAGATCGCAGTCCCGGACTATCGCCTCGACCGCGTTCCAGGGTGAGCCGCCGGCCGCCTCGGTCTCGGCGGCGATCTTACGTGCGCGCCTTATCTCCTGGTTGTCGTTCGCCATGGCTATTGCTCCCTCGGGATGGCCTCCGTCCGCCAGGCGAGAAGGGACGGAGAGGAGAGCTTCGTCGGGTTCGATTGGATGTTAGGCCCGTCTCGAGGCGAGTGTCGATGCGGTGACCACGCTTTGCACGTGCCGCGTGCAGAGAACTCACGCTGGGCGAGAGTTGCCGGCGGACAGTGGTCCGCCGCATGGCGACGGCCGCATTCTGGCCCCATGCAGGATCGATATGACCGACCCGAGCCGGGCTCTTCCGGTGACCGCGCCGAGGAGCTGCGGCTTTCGGCCGCACATCCGCGTCCTGAGAGTCCGACGGAGGGCACGCGCCGGGCCAATGGATATGATCACGTCTCATTCGTGATGCAGATGATTCAGCTGATTCCGATCATTCTCACGGCGTTCGGCACGCTCATCCGCGGGACGTGGGTCGAGTACGTCGTGCCGGTGCCGGTGCTGGCGGCGTCCTGGCTGTTGGCGGAGTCGCTCTCGCGCCGGGAGCGGCCGGCCGGACCGCCATCCGGGCCGGTGGGAGTCACGACGGGCGTCCCGGCGGACGCGCTGATGGACGTCCAGCCGAACGCCCGGGAAGGCGGCGGGCGGTGCGGCGACGACGTAGCCGCACCTGATGGCCGCGTGCACGATCAATGCCAGTGATCGACCTTGACTCCGAACACTGAAGTCAGATCACTCACCTGATGGTACGACGATTTCGTGTCTCGGCGTCGAACACCCGCCGAGCGGACAGACTCGGGTTTTCTCATGAGCCAATTGCACAGCCACTTCATGGAAACGCTCCGTCCCATGTGGGGCGTGGGTAGGCTGCCTTCTATCGACATCTTTCCGGTTCCCAAGATTCGCTACCGCGCCGAACAGGCGCGGGGCGTGGCAGTGCTCGTCCTTCTGGCGCTCTCCTTCGCGCTGCTCACCGTGCTCGCCCGGTACCTCGGTACCGGCTTCACGGTCGCGCAGCAGGTGTACCTGCGCTCGGCGGTCGCCTTCGCCATCGGCGCATGCGCGCTCAGCCGGTCGATCCGCTGGCGGGTCGTGCTGCGGGTCAGTCTGCGCGAGTGGGGCGTCATCGCCGTGCGCATGGCACTGATGTACATGATCGGCACGGTCCTCTATTCCAAGGCGGCGACGCTCGCTCCGGTCGGCGATGTCTCCTTCATCGCCGCGCTGCCGTTCGTCTCGGCCTTCGGCCTCATGCTGCGCCGCGTGCGCGTCACCGGCACCCGAATGCTCTATGTGCTGGGTTCGGCCGCGGGGGCCGCGCTCCTCTCGCTTTCCGGTGGTGGGCTGACCTCGCTCTCTTCGGTCGGGCAGGGTGACCTGCTCGCCCTCATCGCGATGTTCGCCCTCGCGGTCGGCTACATCGGACGGCCGTGGCACGACGGCACCCTCAACAACGCCGAGATCACGGAGTTGACCGTCGGCGCGGGTGCGGTGTGTGTCGCGCTGCTCTCCCTGGCCCACGGTGAAGGCCTGCCGCGGCTGGAGACCGACGGCAGCATGCTGCCGTGGATCGCGGTGATCGTGGGCGGCGCGCTCAACGTCCTGAATCTGTTTCTGATCAACTACGCGTTCGAGCATGTAGACCCGGTTCGCGCGGGCAACCTGCTCACCTTGGAGAGCGTGTGGGGCCTGGTGTTCGGGCTGGCCTTCTTCGGCCAGGTCCCCTCGCTGTGGGAACTCGCCGGCG
This genomic window from Actinospica robiniae DSM 44927 contains:
- a CDS encoding DMT family transporter, with translation MAVLVLLALSFALLTVLARYLGTGFTVAQQVYLRSAVAFAIGACALSRSIRWRVVLRVSLREWGVIAVRMALMYMIGTVLYSKAATLAPVGDVSFIAALPFVSAFGLMLRRVRVTGTRMLYVLGSAAGAALLSLSGGGLTSLSSVGQGDLLALIAMFALAVGYIGRPWHDGTLNNAEITELTVGAGAVCVALLSLAHGEGLPRLETDGSMLPWIAVIVGGALNVLNLFLINYAFEHVDPVRAGNLLTLESVWGLVFGLAFFGQVPSLWELAGGAVIVGCAVGLNSARDPDESEPSALRPARARPRPHPPEPVSSRRK